From the genome of Lampris incognitus isolate fLamInc1 chromosome 17, fLamInc1.hap2, whole genome shotgun sequence:
GCTCCTTATTGCTTGGATCACGGAGAAAATCCATCAAATTTCCGGGCAGCTTTGTCGGGCCTGACACTTTTCTGCGAACACCTTGTCCTCTCTTTTCGCGGGTGGACTCCTTCAAACTGTCTGGGATGTATGCGTCCCATACAACATCCAGCCGCTTGGTATTATGTAGCTGCTTCTGTAAGTAAGGGATGAAAACCTCATCTGCATAGGTATCAACTGTGGTCACTCTCACAGTGGGCAGGCAGTGGACAATGACTGCTCCATCAAGGACTTTGCAGTCATAGGTTGGGGGTGGCTCTGGTTGCCCTGGGTGCTCAAGACATCGCAGCAGGTCAGATTTGGTGCCGGTCAGATGAAGTTTCCCAAAGGCTGAGAGGGAAGGACTGTACCTCATGTGTGAAGAATTCATCCAAGTTACTCTCACGGCTTTGCATAGCTATATATAGCTGGCCAAAGAGTGCCACGTTGTTCTGAAGCACTTTGATCTTTTTCCCATGTTTCGCCATTGTCTTGCGTCGAGGTTGCCTGAAGAGTGCCAAGGCATTCCTCTtgattggatcatggatggagcgTGTCCGTTCTTCAAGCACCTTCTTGACAAACTCCTGATattgtctctttcctgtctcttccaagatgagtactgtattcacgacggatttatctgtgcagttctggctgtcaagagtcacaagatctttgaaatcatccaagaaaggatttcccattcttttcatggtttcagatAGACTTTTGACTTGTCTCTGAAAGGTCTTCTGCATTGCAAGACCCTGCTCGTGGTGCTGGAAGTTCTCTTCATTATCTTCTTTGAGATATCCATCTTCAAATTCCCTTAGCAATCTTGCCAACTCtgggccacacaacaacaacaacacaacaactatTCCAGATTGCACCAGCTAACATTTTTGACAAGCCCTAGCTAGTTGCTAGCTAAAAAACAGACCTCTGCTAGCATTAGCTGTTTAATGGAGATAGCTTAGCTAATCATCTTTACTTCCATATGCTCATTGAgcaacatacagcacattttcattgattattattatgatttttacctgaatttcacttgtttggttgcagctctgtgtgagactgtgttgcattgagacaatgctgatatgtgatgagttatggagggaaactcattttgacagttgagcttattttgtgtagcgccatctggtggtctgaatgtatagtgacacagtatttgtacatttgaacaacttgatgctaaaatctaaaacaaaaattaaagagaTAACACTCCATGATGAACAGggcattttctctctttttttatttctgccTATTGTGTGCAGGGCTATATGGAAGATGTACAGGCACCAGGTGTCTTTGTACTCCGTTTTACACATCAttaagggggggggttaataatcaggggacattaaaaatcagtttcaacttcttttgtgtgcaataaataacaatttatcatcaatgtcctctttatgactcagaaaaaatatttttttgaatacaagaacaacttttgtgttctgtatgggtattttcaatatttttgtggggctcctaccctaaaatcctttagttggtcctagagaagcctcatgcaaaatttggtgcttttatccgctccgtaacgGTACGCCCTAATATGTGCGCTAACCCTCTGGACTATAAGTTAAAACCTAGTATACGGATGGACCACGATTACATTTATTAAGCGGCTGTTTTTGCACAACTGCATTTAAAAAGCGTCTGTTTTGACATCAGTTCCGTCAACAGCggctgtactggacagcagttttcaaaccctgattatttatacagttaaatGGCGTGGATGTATTTGTATATGAAATAATCACCCGGCTACAATCACTGCCGccgtgatcactggaaagtctggacgtgacaccccttataaatgcGCTTCAGTTACCACCAGCTTACTTTAGATGGCAATAATTTTCACTATATGGCTATTAGCGCTGATGTTTTTGGATTGGACTTTTTTGCAATGGGCGTTTCTTTAGTATCCATGAACAGTATTATATTACGTTCGTTAGCATGCGAACCGCTGCGCTGATTcatggccaatagggaaactcacACTTCCGTGTTTATCAGCAACGTCGCTGGTCGGCCGACCAAATGACGTCATTGGTCGTCGCTAGCTGGAaccgtcgttggtcacctgatccagcagcccaatcgtgtcaaactgatcactcagtcattacattacattacattagtcatttagccgacgcctttatccacaataagtgcatttaacgtaggaaatcagaagaaatactagtcatcagaggtcataagtgcatcttctctctaaacaagcatctaagagaaaaaccagtgctaaagtaaaagcgcaagaaagagatttttttttaaatgaatgaatacaataagtgctaagagcaagtaacagggtagtcgtTCTTGAAgatgtgagttttcaacctgtgccgaaagatgggcagcgactccgctgtcgtgacatcagtggggagttcattccaccactgtggggccaggacagaaagagCCGTGACCTGGTCGATCGGCagtaggggcctctgagcgatggagcaaccaggcgtcctaaggcaacagagcgaagtggtcgggcgcgGGTGTAGGGcatgaccatggcctggagataggaaggagctgttcctttcactgccctgtaggctagcaccagagtctaaaactggatgcgagcagctactgggagccagtgtagggacatgagaaggggagttgtgtgggagaacttagggcgtttgaacaccagacgagctgcagctttccaaacaagctccagaggtctgatggccgacgccggggcgcaaGCAAAgacggagttgccgtagtccagccgggagatgaccagagcctggatgagcacctgtgccgtctcgtcggtgaggaatggccgaatcctcctgatgttatagagaagaaatctgcaggagcgagcaaccgatgcaacgtttgcagcaaatgacagttggtcgtccaggatcacacccgattcctcgcagtccgagttggcatcaccacggtgttgtcaatggtgatggccaggtctcggtgtaggcaacctttccccgggaggtacatcagctctgtcttgtccagattgagcttcaggtggtgtgtcgccatccactccgagatgccagtcaagcatgcagcaatgcgtgtctctgcttgtgtgtcagagggagggaaggataagatcagctgggtgtcatcgccaTAACAATggcaagagaagtcatgcgagtgaataacagaatcCAGGGATGTCGTGAatagggagaacaggagaggacccagaaccgaaccttgtggaacgcctgtagtcagtctgcgaggctcggacacagatcccctccatgtcatctcgtaggagcgacccatcaggtaggatgcaaacattgagagtgcagagcctgtgacacccagcccctcgagggtagagaggagaatCTGGTGGTTcgctgtgtcgaacgcagctgtcAGGTCCAGGAATATCAGGACGGAGGAGAGAGGGTTTGCTCTCGCAGAATGcaatgattctgtcactgcaaggagggccatctctgtcgagtgacccaccttgaacccagactggttggggtccaggaggttgttctggtggaggtagttggtgaaagacagcacgttcgagaattttggatagaaagggtagaagggaaaccgatCTGTAGTTTTTGACCTCAGAtgagttaagtgatggtttcttgagaaggggtcaGTAGCCAGTCAGCCAGGGACATTctcgtttgtagggctggccccgctggccggcccagtaaaaaaagaaaagaagaaaaaagaaaaagagatctTGGGCTATACATAAAACATTCAGCGCTATATCAAAGAAAGCTGattcagttcatatggacacaagatttattgagagaaacgtaacatggcagcacggtggcacagtggttagtgcggtcgccttacagcaagaaggtccttggttcgagccccgggatagtccaaccttgggggtcgttccgggtcgtcttctgtgtggagttagcatgttctccccgtgtctgcgtgggtttcctccgggggctccggtttcctcccacagtccaaagacatgtgggtcaggtgaatcggcattactaaattgttcttagatatgaatgtgtgtatatgtatgtctgccctgtgtgatggtctggcggccagtccagggtatctccccgcctgccgcccaatgactgctgggataggctccagcatccccgcgaccccgagagttggataagcggttcggataatggatggatggacggacgttgaaacgtttctctcaataaacgttttgtgtccagatgaaccaattTAATGTTCTTcgtctttcttacctggattattgaacatgcataatgaCTTTCAGGGCTGTAGCCTCGGACGTCCAGGCCTATAGGACGCCcctgctaaccttaacctaaggtAACCCACCACAACCTAGTCCcacaaccgccccccccccgagtcGTAAAGGCACGACAGCACAACAATGAGATTGGTCAGTTGCAACGATGGTccaggagcaacattaattatgatgtcgtaggAACATCAACACGGCGATATCAGATACACCCAGAGGGGTACCTGTCACCACTACGTTCCCATATCTGAACACGTGTGTTCCTCATGTTTCCCCCTACCAGTAAACCTTTTGTTTCACCTGCTACCACGTCTGCATTTGTCTCCTCAATTCCTGCACcctccgcgtgtgtgtgtgcgtgcgtgcgtggcgcGCGCTGATGTCCTCCTTGCGTGCTGCGTTTTTGACTAATCTAGATAACCTGTGCGGTATCGGTGCTTTTTCCATACATACCCTCCTTTTACTGAAGCGCTGTTGTAGAGGGCAGGCGCCCATTGGGGGGACAGGGGGGGGAGACGTGCGGCAGCGGCACAGAGAGTTAATGGGGCGCACTGCATACGCGCTGTGCCTCCCCCTAAAGCAAGCTGCCGCCTATATCCCAGGAACCACTACCTCTGGGCGTAGACTGaaatacagacccccccccccccggccagaaACCCTTGATTGCTAAATTTATGAGAAAGATTTGTTGTTAAGTGTGGATGTGAAATAAGTTCACAGGGGAAAAACAATGAATGGCACTGTCATACTTGGCTGTCCCGGCGGCCTTTCGATGTCTCTCTCCCCAAGACGGGCATCTTCCTATCCCGGTAAGTTCACTCAGAGAAGAACAGCGTGGAAACCCTTGATAGGGCTGGTTTTAACTTCAGCCTTCAACAAAATacaaaagacacagtgtaacGTCTCAAGAAGAAGGGACATGATAAAACAGTGGCAGGGAAACAAGGGACACGGGCAGTGCAGTTACAAAGTATCGTATCAGAGAGCGGAATCAGTCACGCACAGTCATCCTTTACTACCTAATCACACAATTTTCTGTACGTCTGAAGCCTGTGAGCGGTGCTCCTACCGCTCACCAAACCCATACACGGCAGGCATCATCTAgactagaaaagttttttttatatatatatctaacaAAACTCGTCATTTCTTACGGGGGAGAAAATACTGTTGCTTACCTGACCTCTGGGTACTCTGAACCACTCAAGAAGAAGTCAAAGAGGTGTGAGAGATGACACGGCCCCCCACGTCCGCTCCGTGAAGTCCCATCGTCCAGTGCCCAGTAAGTCCGTTAAGGTGGAGGGATGCGCCCACGTATCCACGGCTCACCATTAAGCTTTGACTCCACATAAGAAAAGATGCTGAAGGTGTTTCTCTCTATACCTTCCCCTTGAGGCAAGAAACTCCTCCCATCGAAATCTATTCGTGGAACATATTATTTGACAGCTTGCCCAcctcagaattaaaaaaaaaaacgtatgaACGTCGTCTTCGGATATTCGTGCCAAGGCCGATGGTTAAGACGCCATAAGGGTGCAGACGGTCTATGGCTTTTGAGTGTGGAGATGAGTCTGCGCTTTCTCGACGCGTTATCCCATTTGATTTGACGATGGGGGTCACGCACCTCCTCACTATAGTTTGTACAAGTTTTACTTCCCCAGCACTGGCGTCCGCTCAACCTCCCCGATCTATCTCTCAATCTAACCTTTATTTttgattatatacatatataatatttgtgtgtgtgtagatgcaagACAACATCCTAGTTTGTATTgggagtgaggaagaggaagaggcttAATTGGAAACGGAGTAGATATTGTCTTTTTTTATGAAGAGAATGATAATAATGACAAACTTGGACGATATTGCCCCTTTCGCTTGTATTTGCATGCATATTAGAAAAACCCACACCATTTTTGTCCCCCCCTTCCCCCATTTGTCATTATTTTAAGTCGTTTTCATACGGGGACTAACGAATACAAAGCCCATCCGCATTTTTTCAAACGTGTTAAAAGTTGAAATGACGACAACAACCCCCTCAAACGGCTCCAAACACAAGATGTTTATTAAAACGACAACTGGTAAAATGAATACACGTTTGTTCAGTTGAAGGATGCTGTGACTTCGTTTCGGCCGCGTTTCCACAACGAAAGTGTTGCAAcgtaacacgcgcgcgcgcactaacgcgcgtgcgcacacaaacAACGTATATATTTTTTGACAATTTACAATGCGCATATACACGTGTGTACAAAATGCGTTTATTATGATACATGTCATTTCAAACCACTTGTAAAACAAAACGAGAAATAAGCACAGCCGTTTATAAAACTAAAGCTCGTGGAATTCTGGACGTAAAATTAGGCTTCTCGTAGACGCAGTTAAAAAGGAAGTTTCATCAAAGACTAAAAAATATAGGCTATATGTTTTTAGGGGAAAATGTGCTGTCGATTAGTTGGTCCcgttttttaaatattttcaacACAATCTCGCATACAtacatttatgtatttatacATTTTTTACAATATTTTGCACACAAAATTAAACATTTGCTGATCGAGCTcccacaaaaaaaccaaaaaaactccAAGTATACGTCCATGACAAACGTCACATACCTACATAAAGACTTGCTCAACACAATCAAAGTACAGTCGAACGAAAAGAGACGTCGGAAACGGCTCACAAAGTCGTGATTTTGGTGACTTAGGGGTTTCATATTGCACATCGGTTACTTACACAACAGTTAAAGTGACCCTATCTCTGGAATGGCGTGTTGTGGGTGCACGGGAGTGTACTAAGTGTACTCGGGGCCGGACGACTCCTCCGAAAGTGACCGCTGACCTCTGAAGGGGTCGAACCCATTTTCGTCCACAGGCAGGCAATTTTCAGCCGAACTATAGCCCTTCTTTTTACCCTTCCGCTCCTCCATCCTGATGGTGTCATACAGCCCTTGTGGCGCTTCCTCCAGCAGGTTATCTCGCTCTGAGTGGGACGGTTTCATTTGGCACACGTtgcgcagcagcagcagggcaGGTGCGTAAAGCACATTGACGAGACCCATACCCAAATTAAGCTGCACAAAGCCCAGGTTGTGCACTATCTGACCCGCCACGATAGGACCCATAGCATATGCAACCGAATAGGAGATATCAGCTATAGCATAGACACTACCGTACACAGAGACATGGCGCACGTCTACCAAAAAGGCAAGCGTAGGCAGCAGGGCTGTGTCTACCAGGGCGATGCCAAAACATATGCCACACAGTGGGGCAATGAGCTGGCCGAATGTTTTGCATGCTGGCACAGTGCAGGAGCTTGCTCCTATTATCACCATACCCACAGCTCCGTAGAACCACTGCAGATTTGGATGCTGAGCAGCTAGTTTGACTGTTATGTATACACCTAGGACATGTGGAAAGAAGGCTGGGAGCCAGGTCAGCCCCATCTCCCACTTTGACGAGTGCATGGTGGTCTCCATCCAGTTGGCTATGGTGGGCTCCAGAAAGGCCAAGGGGATGTTGCACACTGTCAGTGCCCCTGCCACCACCGCTATGTACGGATCAATCATGAGTCTGTATATGGGGGTGCCCACTGGCATGTTCTCTCTAGTCCTGTTGGAGAACGGCTTGATCACGGTCAGCAGCAGCACGCCATCCGCAAGGCAAACCGAGGCGAGCACAAGAAACGGGACCCTTTTGCCCGCAAACTCGTACAGGACCCCCCCGAAAGGAGGCGCCACCAGACTTCCGAAGGAGATGAACGCCAGTGCAACGCCGAGCGCTTTGCTTCTCTCCGACTCTTCGGTGTATTTGTCGGCGATCATTGCGATCCCAGATGTGTCTGCGAAAGCCGATCCCAGACCCTGCAAGCTTCTGGCCACGAAAAGCGTGGAGTAGTTCTCCGCAAAAGCAAATATGCAAGTGGACACGAACATAACAGTCAGTCCAATTAACAGAGGGATGTCATATCCAACGCGATCTATGAAAGTCCCTGACAGGGGGTTGACTAGAAGCTGCAAAATAGCCTTAGACGCAAAAAGTACTCCTATTTGGACATCTAAATTGTCCTTGTTGCTTTTATCTTGACTTGTGCTGTTGACGGAGGAATTAAGATGCATGGCTATGTGAATGTGCTCGGACTGCTCAATCTCTAGATCAGCGAGGTAATCTGGA
Proteins encoded in this window:
- the slc18a3b gene encoding probable vesicular acetylcholine transporter-B, with product MEADGGSSGLAKSAAVKLSEMGQRTKQFGTAMKDPHQQRRIMLVIVCVALLLDNMLYMVIVPIIPDYLADLEIEQSEHIHIAMHLNSSVNSTSQDKSNKDNLDVQIGVLFASKAILQLLVNPLSGTFIDRVGYDIPLLIGLTVMFVSTCIFAFAENYSTLFVARSLQGLGSAFADTSGIAMIADKYTEESERSKALGVALAFISFGSLVAPPFGGVLYEFAGKRVPFLVLASVCLADGVLLLTVIKPFSNRTRENMPVGTPIYRLMIDPYIAVVAGALTVCNIPLAFLEPTIANWMETTMHSSKWEMGLTWLPAFFPHVLGVYITVKLAAQHPNLQWFYGAVGMVIIGASSCTVPACKTFGQLIAPLCGICFGIALVDTALLPTLAFLVDVRHVSVYGSVYAIADISYSVAYAMGPIVAGQIVHNLGFVQLNLGMGLVNVLYAPALLLLRNVCQMKPSHSERDNLLEEAPQGLYDTIRMEERKGKKKGYSSAENCLPVDENGFDPFRGQRSLSEESSGPEYT